One Mobula hypostoma chromosome 5, sMobHyp1.1, whole genome shotgun sequence DNA segment encodes these proteins:
- the LOC134346476 gene encoding zinc finger protein 239-like isoform X2: MLFTCSECGKGFTRSSNLRRHQQAHTGKRPFTCSVCGKGFTRSSNLLKHQSVHTGECPFTCSHCGKGFTRSSELLTHQAVHIGERPFTCTDCGKGFTHSSKLKVHLRVHTGERPFTCSDCGKGFTRSSDLLVHERVHTGETPFICSDCGKGFIRSSDLLTHKSVHTGERPFTCSDCGKGFTRSSNLVAHQSVHTAERPFTCSDCGKRFTRSSEMKVHQRIHTGERPFTCSDCGKGFTRSSNLKK, encoded by the exons atgctgttcacctgctcagaatgtgggaagggattcactcggtcatccaaccTACGGAGACACCAGCAAGCTCACACTGGgaagaggccgttcacctgctcagtctgtgggaagggattcactcggtcatctaacCTGCTgaaacaccagtcagttcacactggtgaatgcccattcacctgctcacactgtgggaagggattcactcggtcatctgaactACTGACACACCAGGCAGTTCAtattggagagaggccattcacctgcacagactgtgggaaggggtttACTCACTCATCTAAACTCAAGGTACAtctgcgagttcacactggggagaggccgttcacttgctcagactgtgggaaggggtttactcggtcatctgacctactGGTACAcgagcgagttcacactggggaaacaCCGTTCATCTGCTCTGATTGTGGGAAGGGGTTCATTCGGTCATCTGACCTACTGACAcacaagtcagttcacactggggagaggccattcacctgctcagactgtgggaagggattcactcggtcatctaacctagtggcacaccagtcagttcacactgcggagaggccatttacctgctcagactgtgggaagagattcactcggtcatctgaaaTGAAGGtccatcagcgaattcacactggggagaggccattcacctgctcagactgcggcaAGGGTTTTACTCGGTCATCtaatctgaag AAGTAG
- the LOC134346476 gene encoding zinc finger protein 239-like isoform X1 — translation MLFTCSECGKGFTRSSNLRRHQQAHTGKRPFTCSVCGKGFTRSSNLLKHQSVHTGECPFTCSHCGKGFTRSSELLTHQAVHIGERPFTCTDCGKGFTHSSKLKVHLRVHTGERPFTCSDCGKGFTRSSDLLVHERVHTGETPFICSDCGKGFIRSSDLLTHKSVHTGERPFTCSDCGKGFTRSSNLVAHQSVHTAERPFTCSDCGKRFTRSSEMKVHQRIHTGERPFTCSDCGKGFTRSSNLKVHQRVHTEQRPFTCFVCGKGFTQSSDLLVHQRVHTGERPFTCLDCGKKFTRSSNLQTHQRVHAGGKGKMQSFQ, via the coding sequence atgctgttcacctgctcagaatgtgggaagggattcactcggtcatccaaccTACGGAGACACCAGCAAGCTCACACTGGgaagaggccgttcacctgctcagtctgtgggaagggattcactcggtcatctaacCTGCTgaaacaccagtcagttcacactggtgaatgcccattcacctgctcacactgtgggaagggattcactcggtcatctgaactACTGACACACCAGGCAGTTCAtattggagagaggccattcacctgcacagactgtgggaaggggtttACTCACTCATCTAAACTCAAGGTACAtctgcgagttcacactggggagaggccgttcacttgctcagactgtgggaaggggtttactcggtcatctgacctactGGTACAcgagcgagttcacactggggaaacaCCGTTCATCTGCTCTGATTGTGGGAAGGGGTTCATTCGGTCATCTGACCTACTGACAcacaagtcagttcacactggggagaggccattcacctgctcagactgtgggaagggattcactcggtcatctaacctagtggcacaccagtcagttcacactgcggagaggccatttacctgctcagactgtgggaagagattcactcggtcatctgaaaTGAAGGtccatcagcgaattcacactggggagaggccattcacctgctcagactgcggcaAGGGTTTTACTCGGTCATCtaatctgaaggtacatcagcgagttcacactgaacagaggccattcacctgttttgtatgtgggaagggattcactcaatcatcTGACCTACtggtacaccagcgagttcacactggggaaaggCCATTCACTTGCTTGGATTGTGGAAAGAAATTCACTCGATCATCCAATCTacagacacaccagcgagttcacgcTGGTGGAAAAGGAAAGATGCAatcttttcaataa